The nucleotide sequence tTATATAATAGACAAACTTCTATATCTTTTTCCTGTAACAAATTACAATATGTGACAACCTTTAAAGCATAtatccaattaaaaaaatatgaatacacaagattttttcccaaaaattaatcaaaacttcAATGTAAAAAGTAGAATTTAGGATAAAACTGGTTATAGAGATCAAACTGTGTCCTGTATTATCTTAAAACCTCAAGAAATCATATCTTTATAGGAATAGTTATACATTATATTCCTAATGTTTGTGgaattttcttctatttgagTAGGGTCATTGtgttactttttaattttcattactCATTACTGCTGAGTCATATACTTAGAATCTACATACCTTGGGGAAATAAGGTTACAACTGcaatacagaaaaaaataactaagCCATAAACAGAGCAAAATGCATGAGACATAAAAAAGAATGCTCTGTATTATTTAAACGCATGAACTAGAGTTTGAACAAAATCTAAAGgagagaacagaaaagcagagACAAAAGttctaaagaaaaagaaacgaaagaCAGGAGCAATCATAACACCGACGACTCTGTAACGAGAGCTTTGATCTTTTCACTTGAGAGGGATAAACCTGGAGGAATTGGTAGCACCAACACCAGGCCTACCATGCTTAACCGGCTTATATGAGATAGAGAACTCAGCCAAGTAATGTCCAATCATCTCCGGTTTGATTTCAACTTGGTTAAAGGTCTTTCCGTTGTAAACACCGATGACGCTTCCAATCATTTCAGGGACAATGACCATGTTCCTTAGGTGGGTTCTCACTGCTGCTGGCTTCTCACCTGCTGGTGCTTCAATTTTCTAcccaaacagagaaaaagtCACAAATCTTTAGTGTTTTAATAAAGCCATTTGGTTGCAAGGAAGACACGTTCCAGGGCATGGTAGAATCAAAGATTTGGACTCTTATTGTTCAAGAAAGatccaattatatatatagagatcaAGGAAGTAGTGAAGGGAGAGTTTTATACCGCTTTGCGCAACTTCTTGATTAAAGCCATAGGCTTCCTCGTCAATCCTCTTGAGAACCTATAAGAAGAGAATTTACATAACAAAAATGATCTGtatgagaaaacaagagatGATCTGCGAAATCGAGACATAGCTTAATAAAGACTCTATATAACCTTCTACGAATACGGGAAGGGAAGAGCTTGACAAGATCATCGGTAGACATGTCGAGAAGAGCATCAAGATCGACTCCTCTGAATGAGAACTTTTTGAACGTTCTCTTTTTCACAATTCCAGCCGCAGCAACCTCTGGATCCgcctaaaatatatttaccattacgagaaaattacaaacaagaTGTCGGAAAAATATAATCATGAGTATATGATAGAGAGACAGAGATCGAAGAACTAACCATTGTTTGTATGGATTTGTTGGGAAACCTTAAAACCTGATCAGCTCAAACAATGATGACTGCGCAAACGACAAACAACTTAACTTAAGCATCAAATATATACCTGAGCCAAACCCTAGAAAcatttatttaatgtttggtccatgtactcttttatttttttcatccgAGTCCATATCTTTGGAAAATAAGATCTGAAAAAAACTGTAATCTCGGATTTGGTGAGTG is from Camelina sativa cultivar DH55 chromosome 20, Cs, whole genome shotgun sequence and encodes:
- the LOC104769136 gene encoding 40S ribosomal protein S15-3, yielding MADPEVAAAGIVKKRTFKKFSFRGVDLDALLDMSTDDLVKLFPSRIRRRFSRGLTRKPMALIKKLRKAKIEAPAGEKPAAVRTHLRNMVIVPEMIGSVIGVYNGKTFNQVEIKPEMIGHYLAEFSISYKPVKHGRPGVGATNSSRFIPLK